Proteins from a single region of Dictyostelium discoideum AX4 chromosome 5 chromosome, whole genome shotgun sequence:
- a CDS encoding hypothetical protein (Similar to Homo sapiens (Human). Tenascin (TN) (Hexabrachion) (Cytotactin) (Neuronectin) (GMEM) (JI) (Miotendinous antigen) (Glioma-associated-extracellular matrix antigen) (GP 150-225) (Tenascin-C) (TN-C)) — translation MESLEMSLIIGTALSNTLDFSMFTSLKKLKFSKSLNLLYNSNLPIGLYPQSLQEFDFIENSLINFPDLSIIKSPFVNLTGNNFTSITIQFNSNFIKTLDLSNNPTIENTIDDSFCKTITILKNNLMNGILPDCIKCHLSDSTISSWYSGNNFDLTPLIECSSIIPKMKILNGNTYLYGSNLGFLSSSIKSIPSINFQIDTPSTSFYSTPQYKTSTLFNISFTSSGSNKQFTVSNDPYYPTPKSITFKSNSLVEFIGEYFTYDKSIVTILFDSTVNCSPIEVDFYRILCNLTTTPLQSNSNIPVTIKIDNLSSSLKLNSNSIGVINPIENCKDSCNRGGSCNFETLKCQCDQLHFGEYCENKAIQCKDPTCGGIGICDKTIGQCDCGLFNTGESCELPAHWVSSIEPPLESGGIVILNGYFGNQHSNLSVTIGGNQPCTISNTSPPTISTITCSIGPGVGIKNITVIQNTVTWFSNSMFQYFNENYHCPNDCSNHGTCNSSSGICSCTSDWSGFDCSSKSNHQTNTTIDNGSVTLSNQDTIYSISIYKLIEIDLNGNIIKEFNFTNNLSWDKSVIIDQITNSKIIKYNKQIIYDSTNLKSTNITTTFEEVTKTSERSFAGVNFQLERGSVKLSISITNYPYKNYLNSLQLLLKSDSTNDNNCDDDDNQTNLEKAQSQNSQLDYITIKKQDKVLKGRFINRVISDDRSTFITNSINQSESSPDQIIITFNLPHCTKECLLDPGM, via the exons ATGGAATCTTTAGAAATGtcattaataattggtaCTGCATTATCAAATACTTTAGATTTTTCAATGTTTacatctttaaaaaaattaaaatttagtaaatcattaaatttattatataattcaaaTCTTCCAATAGGACTATACCCACAATCTTTACAAGAATT tgattttattgaaaattcattaataaatttcccagatttatcaataattaaatcaccatttgttaatttaactggtaataattttacatcaattacaattcaatttaattcaaattttattaaaacattagatttatcaaataatccaACTATTGAAAATACAATTGATGATAGTTTTTgtaaaacaattacaattttaaaaaataatttaatgaatgGAATTTTACCAGATTGTATTAAATGTCATCTTAGTGATAGTACTATTTCATCTTGGTATTctggtaataattttgatttaacaCCATTAATTGAATGTTCAAGTATAATtccaaaaatgaaaattttaaatggtaataCTTATTTATATGGTTCAAATTTAGGTTTTTTATCAAgctcaattaaatcaataccatcaattaattttcaaattgataCTCCAAGTACAAGTTTTTATTCAACACCACAATATAAAACAAGTACACTTTTTAATATAAGTTTTACAAGTTCAGGTAGTAATAAACAATTTACAGTTAGTAATGATCCATATTATCCAACACCGAAATCAATtacatttaaatcaaattcattgGTTGAATTTATTGGTGAATATTTTACATATGATAAATCAATAgtaacaattttatttgattcaacAGTTAATTGTAGTCCAATTGAAGTTGATTTTTATAGAATTTTATGTAACTTAACTACAACACCATTACAaagtaattcaaatattccagttacaattaaaattgataatctttcaagttcattaaaattaaattcaaattcaattggtgttattaatccaattgaaaattgtaaAGATAGTTGTAATAGAGGTGGTTCATGTAATTTTGAAACATTAAAATGTCAATGTGACCAATTACATTTTGGAGAATATTGTGAGAATAAAGCAATTCAATGCAAAGATCCAACATGtggtggtattggtattTGTGATAAAACAATTGGTCAATGTGATTGTGGTTTATTTAATACTGGTGAAAGTTGTGAATTACCTGCTCATTGGGTAAGTTCAATTGAACCACCTTTAGAATCTGGTGGtattgtaatattaaatggTTATTTCGGTAATCAACATTCAAATCTATCTGTAACGATTGGTGGTAACCAACCATGCACAATTAGTAATACTTCCCCACCAACTATATCAACTATAACTTGTTCAATCGGTCCTGGTGttggtattaaaaatataacagTTATTCAAAATACTGTAACATGGTTTAGTAATTCAATgtttcaatattttaatgaaaattatcaTTGTCCAAATGATTGTTCAAATCATGGTACTTGTAATTCAAGTAGTGGAATTTGTAGTTGTACAAGTGATTGGTCAGGTTTTGATTGTagttcaaaatcaaatcatcAAACAAATACAACCATTGATAATGGTTCTGTTACACTTTCAAATCAAGATActatttattcaatttcaatttataaattaattgaaatcgatttaaatggtaatataataaaagaatttaattttacaaataatttatcatggGATAAGTCAGTTATAATTGATcaaattacaaattcaaaaattattaaatataataaacaaatcaTTTATGATtctacaaatttaaaatcaacaaatatAACAACAACATTTGAAGAAGTTACTAAAACTTCTGAAAGATCATTTGCTGGTgttaattttcaattggaaAGGGGTTctgttaaattatcaatttcaattacaaattatccttataaaaattatttaaattcattacaacttttattaaaatcagattcaacaaatgataataattgtgatgatgatgataatcaaacaaatttagaaaaagcTCAAAGTCAAAATTCTCAATTAGATtatattacaattaaaaaacaagataaagttttaaaaggTCGTTTCATTAATCGTGTAATTTCTGATGATAGATCTACATTTataacaaattcaattaatcaatCAGAGTCATCACCTgatcaaattattataacttTTAATTTACCTCATTGTACAAAAGAATGTCTTTTAGATCCTGGTatgtaa